One Acidobacteriota bacterium DNA window includes the following coding sequences:
- a CDS encoding beta-propeller fold lactonase family protein produces MSSSIIQRFYLRVIGVVTVLGLQLFFISSASFASPIPNRDESAASGKSLVYTMTNPNGDNAIVAFERNTQTGELTFFGTYPTGGRGTGSILDSQSPLIVDPSGAFLIAINPASNDISVMAIQPDGSLSLVGQPVPSRGIAPGSLAINRDRLYVANKGDATTPPNYAGFRLNVDGSLTNVKRPFELAIGDNPTQILFNPAGNMLIGLRLGGRGVDCFRVKPTGRLRLLRQLNEQTGPFAGVFNPANDSQLIVGDARLPGAVSYTVSTGGDIRRISAISNAPERAACWIVANNTGTFYWISNTGSGTLSLFSLAANGELNLLSSHNTLAFGRLPFEIALDKDNRFLYELNVGNGGTIHALRLTASTANAGLEDIGAVAVNGGTPAGLVIVE; encoded by the coding sequence ATGAGCAGTTCAATCATTCAGCGTTTTTACCTCAGAGTTATCGGTGTTGTAACCGTTCTTGGTCTGCAATTATTTTTTATTTCCTCTGCGAGTTTTGCTTCGCCAATTCCCAATCGAGATGAAAGCGCCGCTTCGGGAAAGAGTTTGGTTTACACCATGACCAATCCGAACGGCGATAATGCGATTGTGGCTTTTGAGCGCAATACGCAAACCGGTGAATTGACGTTTTTCGGAACCTATCCAACCGGTGGACGCGGCACCGGCAGTATCCTTGATTCACAAAGCCCCTTGATTGTCGACCCGAGCGGCGCTTTTCTAATTGCCATCAATCCCGCAAGCAATGACATCTCGGTAATGGCTATTCAACCGGATGGGTCACTGAGCCTTGTCGGACAACCTGTGCCTTCAAGAGGCATTGCCCCAGGGAGTCTCGCCATCAATCGTGATAGGCTTTATGTAGCTAATAAAGGCGATGCAACCACGCCGCCAAATTATGCGGGTTTTCGTTTGAACGTCGATGGCTCGCTTACCAATGTCAAACGTCCGTTTGAGTTGGCGATTGGTGATAACCCGACACAGATTTTGTTCAATCCGGCAGGCAATATGCTTATCGGTTTACGTCTGGGCGGTCGCGGGGTTGATTGTTTTCGCGTCAAACCCACCGGGCGCTTGCGATTGCTCAGACAACTCAACGAGCAAACCGGTCCCTTTGCCGGCGTCTTTAATCCGGCAAACGATTCGCAACTCATTGTTGGCGATGCCAGACTTCCGGGCGCGGTTTCTTACACGGTTTCAACCGGCGGCGACATTCGTCGCATCAGCGCCATTTCCAATGCACCTGAACGCGCTGCCTGTTGGATAGTCGCCAACAACACCGGCACGTTTTACTGGATTTCCAACACCGGAAGCGGCACGCTTTCACTTTTTTCACTGGCAGCCAATGGCGAATTGAATCTGCTCAGTTCCCATAACACCCTGGCGTTCGGACGGTTGCCATTTGAAATCGCGCTCGATAAAGACAACCGGTTTTTGTATGAATTGAATGTCGGCAACGGCGGCACCATTCACGCTTTGCGGCTCACCGCGAGCACCGCAAACGCCGGTCTGGAAGACATCGGCGCAGTTGCCGTAAATGGCGGCACCCCCGCCGGTCTGGTCATTGTCGAATAA
- a CDS encoding zf-HC2 domain-containing protein, which yields MEIINFAQNECLKIKNNLDAFLSGELSESQTQEIAHHLKTCTDCNQEFKTRERIKQALRRAVQKDEVPVALQQRIHRELQKQSPDSSTPLKFPRWVLAVAATVLLGVLSVGVLQTIQAYKKSQTLAAARLQDAAVLQVGLNNHIHCAIDKDFANRYFSEAEMDTRLGEFAGLVALVKTKIPADYQILVGHRCKFNNRSFVHLILKNQDEVVSLALTQKGDEVFSANQQAIVAQISGIDLHQARLKECEVTGFASGDYLAFVVSNLEARKNLEMASSLAPVIQDFLSAIPS from the coding sequence ATGGAAATCATAAATTTTGCGCAAAATGAATGTCTGAAAATAAAAAATAATCTGGATGCTTTTTTGAGCGGAGAATTGTCTGAATCACAAACTCAGGAAATCGCTCATCACCTGAAAACCTGTACGGATTGCAACCAGGAATTCAAAACCCGTGAGCGGATTAAACAGGCTTTGCGTCGGGCAGTCCAAAAAGATGAAGTCCCGGTCGCGTTGCAACAACGAATTCACCGTGAGTTGCAAAAACAATCACCGGATTCGTCCACGCCTTTAAAATTTCCAAGATGGGTTTTAGCGGTTGCCGCAACTGTGCTTTTGGGAGTGCTGAGCGTTGGCGTTTTGCAAACCATTCAAGCTTATAAAAAATCTCAAACCCTCGCCGCAGCGCGTTTGCAGGATGCGGCGGTTTTACAGGTTGGATTGAATAACCATATCCATTGTGCCATTGATAAGGATTTCGCTAACCGATATTTTTCTGAAGCCGAGATGGATACGAGACTGGGCGAATTCGCGGGTCTCGTTGCCTTGGTCAAAACCAAAATTCCTGCCGATTACCAAATCCTTGTCGGGCATCGTTGTAAATTCAATAATCGCTCGTTCGTGCATTTGATTTTAAAAAATCAGGATGAGGTGGTTTCGCTGGCGCTCACCCAAAAAGGCGACGAAGTATTTTCGGCAAATCAACAGGCAATCGTTGCGCAAATTTCGGGAATAGATTTGCATCAGGCGCGATTAAAGGAGTGTGAGGTCACAGGTTTCGCAAGCGGTGATTATCTCGCGTTTGTGGTTTCCAATTTAGAAGCCCGAAAAAATCTCGAAATGGCATCAAGCCTTGCGCCTGTGATTCAGGATTTTTTAAGCGCAATACCCTCTTAA
- a CDS encoding matrixin family metalloprotease: MVVSARAIVIGEVSDISTGVQNDRVYSYIRLKVEEVIKGKNISSEVVLKQPGGEYGDLGTLIFGMPKFEVGKKVLVYLDSWADGALRVHQMFLGKFDITKDASTNQFFVTRDQGENVQLFTRANTASTRRAELNTFKSRLWNLYESNFSRAEKFEEETYGDLPMLAEPLEFASLRQRGQISPMWVTLNPPQPPRWFEPDSGQSIAYYVNRDGAPSPIVVDDVDAALRAWTEGTTLRFHLGGETSACQAGVNGSITVVFNNCDGSFSRSDGCSGILGVGGISKYLPSQSKSVNGMTFYKSLEGMVSLNPYGLCNVMNRCDLQETLTHELGHALGLGHTTDEIATMWPITHFDNRCNSLLGDDIQGIRFMYGSTGGALNITTGTDLLPATVNFPYATKLDATGGSGTQTWQLTGGRLPSGLQLSSNGTLYGLTFEVGTYNFSVQVRDTSGRSAQASFNLSVQAATPVPEISEVIYKKKKVIVTGQNFAPSGALYINDRQRFATFTSDKIQTDKGKLKVGTYTVYVVNPDNKVSNRFTLVIQ, encoded by the coding sequence ATGGTAGTCAGTGCTCGCGCCATCGTTATCGGTGAAGTATCAGACATTTCAACAGGAGTACAAAACGATAGAGTTTATTCATACATTCGCCTGAAGGTTGAAGAGGTCATCAAAGGCAAAAATATTTCCAGCGAAGTCGTTTTAAAACAACCGGGCGGTGAATATGGCGATCTGGGAACCTTAATTTTTGGTATGCCGAAATTTGAAGTCGGCAAAAAAGTTCTGGTTTATCTCGATAGCTGGGCTGACGGCGCTTTGCGCGTTCACCAGATGTTTCTCGGCAAATTCGATATTACAAAGGACGCCTCTACCAATCAATTTTTCGTCACCAGAGATCAGGGCGAAAATGTGCAATTATTCACCCGCGCCAATACTGCCAGTACACGACGCGCCGAACTTAATACTTTCAAATCGCGTCTCTGGAATTTATATGAAAGCAATTTTTCGCGAGCCGAGAAATTCGAGGAGGAAACTTACGGCGATCTGCCGATGCTTGCCGAACCACTGGAATTTGCCAGCCTCAGACAACGCGGACAAATTTCTCCGATGTGGGTGACGCTAAATCCGCCGCAACCGCCGCGCTGGTTTGAACCGGATAGCGGACAAAGTATCGCTTACTATGTCAATCGGGATGGCGCACCTTCGCCGATTGTGGTTGATGATGTTGATGCAGCGCTTCGCGCCTGGACGGAGGGCACGACTTTACGCTTTCACCTGGGTGGTGAAACCAGCGCTTGCCAGGCAGGCGTCAACGGCTCCATCACGGTCGTCTTTAATAACTGTGACGGCTCATTTTCGAGAAGCGATGGGTGTTCAGGAATTTTAGGCGTCGGTGGTATCAGCAAATACCTGCCATCGCAATCCAAGAGCGTCAACGGGATGACATTTTACAAATCGCTTGAAGGCATGGTGTCGCTCAACCCTTATGGGTTGTGCAATGTGATGAACCGTTGTGACCTGCAAGAAACGCTGACGCACGAACTCGGTCACGCGCTGGGACTTGGTCATACGACCGATGAAATAGCGACGATGTGGCCGATTACGCATTTCGATAATCGTTGCAACAGTTTGTTAGGTGATGATATTCAAGGCATACGGTTTATGTACGGATCGACGGGGGGGGCGCTCAACATCACGACCGGCACCGACCTGTTACCGGCAACCGTCAATTTCCCTTATGCGACCAAACTCGATGCTACCGGCGGCAGCGGCACCCAAACCTGGCAGTTGACCGGCGGTCGTTTACCTTCGGGGTTGCAACTCAGTTCAAACGGCACGTTGTATGGGCTGACCTTTGAAGTGGGAACCTATAATTTCTCGGTTCAGGTGCGCGATACTTCCGGCAGGAGCGCACAAGCTTCGTTCAATCTGTCCGTACAAGCCGCAACCCCGGTTCCGGAAATTAGTGAAGTGATTTATAAGAAGAAAAAGGTGATTGTCACCGGTCAGAATTTTGCGCCATCAGGGGCGCTCTACATCAATGACCGGCAGCGCTTTGCAACCTTTACCAGCGATAAAATTCAAACCGACAAGGGCAAACTCAAAGTTGGAACTTATACGGTTTATGTCGTGAATCCCGATAACAAGGTTTCAAATCGCTTTACTCTGGTCATTCAATAA